In Sodalis ligni, a single genomic region encodes these proteins:
- the cbl gene encoding HTH-type transcriptional regulator Cbl, with translation MNFQQLRIIRESARCNYNLTDVASMLFTSQSGVSRHIRELEEELGVEIFIRRGKRLIGMTEPGKALLTVAERILSDANNIRRIADVFANKDSGELSIVTTHTQARYSLPAVIKEFRELYPRVRLVLNQGSPEEIVAMLQSGEADVGIASEKLMSEEQLAAFPYYRWHHTILVPEGHPLTKEADITLETLSQFPLVTYRRGITGRSRLDIAFQAAGLKPEVVLSAQDSDVIKTYVELGLGVGLLADMSYNRERDTGLVSLNAEHLFEANTVWLGVKRGQLQRKYAWRFIQLCNPQLTLTEIEEQILAPYSSEPALDYQI, from the coding sequence GTGAACTTTCAACAGCTACGCATAATTCGGGAATCGGCCCGGTGCAATTATAATCTGACCGATGTGGCCAGTATGTTATTTACCTCCCAATCCGGTGTCAGCCGTCATATTCGCGAGTTGGAAGAAGAGCTGGGGGTGGAAATTTTTATCCGCCGCGGTAAGCGCTTAATCGGTATGACCGAGCCGGGCAAAGCCTTGTTGACGGTGGCGGAACGCATCCTTAGCGATGCCAATAATATTCGCCGCATTGCGGATGTTTTCGCCAATAAAGACTCCGGCGAATTATCCATCGTGACGACTCATACCCAGGCGCGTTATAGCTTGCCGGCGGTTATTAAAGAATTCCGCGAGCTTTATCCCCGGGTCCGGCTGGTGCTGAACCAAGGCAGTCCGGAGGAGATTGTCGCCATGCTGCAATCCGGTGAAGCGGATGTGGGCATTGCCAGTGAAAAGCTGATGAGCGAGGAGCAATTGGCGGCGTTTCCTTATTATCGCTGGCATCATACGATCCTGGTGCCTGAGGGGCATCCCCTGACCAAAGAAGCGGACATTACGCTGGAAACCTTGAGCCAATTCCCGTTGGTCACCTACCGGCGCGGTATTACCGGTCGTTCCCGGCTGGATATCGCCTTCCAGGCCGCCGGACTCAAGCCGGAAGTGGTATTGAGCGCCCAGGATTCCGATGTGATTAAAACCTACGTCGAGCTGGGTTTGGGGGTGGGCCTGCTGGCGGATATGTCCTACAACCGCGAACGTGATACCGGACTGGTAAGTCTTAATGCCGAACACCTGTTTGAAGCCAATACCGTCTGGCTGGGCGTCAAACGCGGCCAGTTGCAGCGTAAATACGCCTGGCGCTTTATCCAGCTGTGCAATCCGCAGCTGACCCTGACCGAAATAGAAGAACAGATCCTGGCGCCCTATAGCAGCGAGCCGGCGTTGGACTATCAAATCTGA